The following proteins are encoded in a genomic region of Triticum dicoccoides isolate Atlit2015 ecotype Zavitan chromosome 1B, WEW_v2.0, whole genome shotgun sequence:
- the LOC119304212 gene encoding uncharacterized protein LOC119304212 yields the protein MESALHPDPTGASPSSGDDLTREPQRRFPFPVRRRCHRLVLSPARVNPLVGCVAVFSTLRWTELGRSPPEPAGTSPAKPSRASATPRSLFLSGASEKKEREERERSQTLPSATRATIPTTVHVDKWKHTYGTKSAFPRSEGVFLLNALSV from the exons ATGGAGTCAGCACTCCACCCTGACCCCACCGGTGCCAGTCCCTCCTCCGGAGACGACCTGACCCGTGAGCCCCAACGTCGGTTCCCCTTCCCTGTTCGCCGACGCTGCCATCGCCTCGTCCTCTCCCCGGCACGCGTGAACCCCCTGGTCGGGTGCGTCGCCGTCTTCAGCACCCTCCGGTGGACGGAGCTCGGCcggagcccaccagagccggccgggACTTCGCCGGCCAAGCCCAGCCGCGCCTCTGCCACGCCCCGCTCTCTGTTTCTGTCGGGCGCGAGCGAGAAGAAGGAGCGGGAGGAGAGAGAAAGGAGTCAGACCCTCCCATCAGCCACACGCGCCACCATCCCCACCACTgtccacgtggataagtggaagcATACTTATGGAA CAAAAAGTGCGTTTCCCCGAAGCGAAGGCGTGTTTCTTCTTAATGCGCTTTCTGTTTAG